A stretch of Falco rusticolus isolate bFalRus1 chromosome 2, bFalRus1.pri, whole genome shotgun sequence DNA encodes these proteins:
- the LOC119143238 gene encoding olfactory receptor 52K2-like — translation MPAVAVSSLPALQQCLMSSSNHSSPSSFILTGIPGLEDAQFWIAFPFCTMYLTAVLGNITLLLVIRMDPSLHTPMFYFLSMLAALDLVLTTSTMPKLLSIFWFHSHEISFEGCVAQMFFIHTFSITESGVLLTMAFDRYLAICKPLHYSAILTGPTITKLGLAAVVRGVTTILPVTCMVTSLSYCGPHVIHHSYCEHMSVVKLACGDTRRNSIYGITVATVVVGSDSSFIAVSYMLILREVIGLSSREARLKSFGTCGSHIGVILLFYTPALFSFYTQRWGQSIPPQLHILMADLYLLVPPMLNPLIYGMRTKQIRDRVFSLRWQK, via the coding sequence ATGCCAGCTGTTGCTGTGTcttcccttccagctctgcagcagtgcctCATGTCCTCCTCCAATCACTCCAGTCCCTCGTCCTTCATCCTGACAGGCATCCCTGGGCTGGAGGATGCTCAGTTCTGGATTGCCTTCCCATTCTGCACCATGTACCTCACGGCAGTGCTGGGGAACATCACGCTCCTCCTGGTGATCAGGATGGACCCAAGCCTGCACACACCCATGTTTTACTTCCTCTCCATGCTGGCTGCCCTTGACCTTGTGCTCACCACTTCCACCATGCCCAAGCTCCTGAGCATCTTCTGGTTCCACTCCCATGAGATCAGCTTTGAGGGCTGTGTGGCCCAGATGTTCTTCATCCACACCTTCTCCATAACGGAGTCAGGGGTGCTGCTCACCATGGCCTTTGACCGATACCTGGCCATCTGCAAGCCCCTGCACTACTCTGCCATCCTGACTGGTCCCACCATTACcaagctggggctggctgctgtaGTGCGTGGCGTCACCACCATCTTGCCCGTAACCTGCATGGTGACCAGCCTGTCCTACTGTGGCCCCCACGTCATCCACCACTCCTACTGTGAGCACATGTCAGTGGTGAAGTTGGCCTGTGGGGACACGCGGCGCAACAGCATCTATGGGATCACGGTAGCCACCGTTGTGGTGGGCTCAGACTCCAGCTTCATCGCTGTCTCCTACATGCTGATTCTGAGGGAAGTCATAGGCCTCTCCTCTAGAGAGGCTCGTCTGAAGTCCTTTGGCACCTGTGGCTCCCACATCGGCGTCATCCTGCTCTTCTACACACCCGCCCTTTTCTCCTTCTACACTCAGCGCTGGGGCCAGAGCATCCCCCCGCAGCTCCACATCCTGATGGCTGACCTCTACCTGCTGGTGCCTCCCATGCTCAACCCGCTCATCTACGGCATGAGGACCAAGCAGATCCGGGACCGTGTGTTCAGCCTGCGCTGGCAGAAATAG